One window of the Bos indicus x Bos taurus breed Angus x Brahman F1 hybrid chromosome 8, Bos_hybrid_MaternalHap_v2.0, whole genome shotgun sequence genome contains the following:
- the ALLC gene encoding probable allantoicase codes for MADSPREGKVARPPDFTQLIDLASEFVGGKILFATDDFFAPAENLLKRDNPSFKEHEYTEFGKWMDGWQTRRKRIPGHDWCVVQLGIQGVIRGFDVDTSYFTGDHAPRVSIQAANFEEDKQPEIPQREVRTGAAATPEEFEAISELKSDDWSCLVPMTELTPGNPASSHNYFPVTSQQRWSHIRLNIFPDGGIARLRVYGTGQKDWTTGDPKEPLDLVTVAYGGACVGFSNAHFGHPNNLIGVGTAKSMADGWETARRLDRPPILENDENGILLVPGCEWAVFRLAHPGVITQIEIDTKYFKGNSPESCKVDGCILTTQEEEDMVRQKWDLPGHKWKPLLPVTKLKPDEMHVLDSLTPELQDVITHAKFTITPDGGVSRLRLKGFPSSICLLRPREKPMMRFSVKAGFRANL; via the exons ATTTTATTTGCAACAGATGACTTCTTTGCTCCTGCTGAAAATCTTTTAAAG AGGGACAACCCAAGTTTTAAAGAACACGAGTACACTGAGTTTgggaaatggatggatggatggcagaCCAGAAGGAAAAGGATTCCAG GTCACGACTGGTGCGTGGTCCAGCTGGGCATCCAGGGAGTTATCCGGGGCTTCGACGTGGACACGTCCTACTTCACGGGAGATCACGCCCCTCGAGTGTCGATTCAAGCGGCAAACTTCGAAGAAG ATAAGCAGCCAGAAATCCCACAACGAGAAGTCAGGACAGGAGCCGCGGCCACCCCCGAGGAGTTTGAAGCCATTTCAGAG CTGAAGTCCGACGACTGGAGTTGCTTGGTTCCCATGACAGAACTTACACCGGGAAATCCTGCTTCCAGCCACAACTACTTTCCGGTCACTTCCCAGCAGAGGTGGAGTCACATACGACTCAACATTTTCCCGG ATGGTGGAATCGCACGTCTTAGGGTGTATGGTACTGGACAAAAGGACTGGACCACGGGTGACCCCAAAGAACCGTTAGACCTGGTGACCGTCGCCTATGGGGGTGCCTGTGTAGGATTTAGCAATGCACACTTTGGGCACCCAAACAATTTAATAG GAGTCGGCACGGCGAAGTCAATGGCAGACGGCTGGGAAACCGCACGGAGGCTGGACAGGCCCCCGATACTGGAG aatgATGAGAATGGTATTCTCCTGGTTCCAGGCTGTGAGTGGGCAGTTTTCCGATTGGCGCATCCTGGAGTAATAACTCAAATCGAAATTgacacaaaatatttcaaag GTAATTCTCCTGAGAGCTGTAAGGTGGATGGCTGCATCCTGACGACTCAGGAGGAGGAAGACATGGTCAGGCAGAAGTGGGACCTTCCGGGCCATAAGTGGAAGCCACTGCTTCCAGTCACAAAG CTGAAGCCCGATGAGATGCATGTGCTGGACAGCCTGACCCCCGAACTGCAGGACGTCATCACCCATGCCAAGTTCACCATCACCCCCGACGGGGGCGTGAGTCGCCTCCGACTCAAGGGCTTTCCCAGCTCCATCTGCCTCTTGCGGCCCCGCGAGAAGCCCATGATGAGGTTCTCGGTGAAGGCGGGGTTCAGGGCGAACCTCTAA